CAATGTTATCTAATGAACACCAAACTATATTGATCATTATAATGGGCActagaaaaagaggaagaggaagaaatgaTGTTGTAGAATGTAGTTACTGATTTTTTAATTGATGTTAAGCCTCATAAAGTGCTGAACTATAGTATCTACACACACTGGGAAATATATTTTAGGGTTGAAAAtggcaaaataaataatgttttcaaaataaaacactataaAACTATAATTTTATTAAAGCTCTAATTTAATTTAAGAAAAAGGAGGCCACTTTCAACATACCATATTAATCTAGGGTCTTATTCTAATAACTGCTGTATATACTGCTacattaaatcatttatttataccTTTAATATAAGAAACCTCTAGTCTGATATCTGACAGTTAAGTGTGGATCCAGGCAACCGAACTACCAAAGCACAAAAATCAGCTTAGTGAAGCAAAATAAGTAAAGATGAGATTTAATGACTAATCAGCAAAGAGTCTAAAATTAAAGAAGGAATGGGCATTTGCTGAAGTGCATTACCTCATCTTacaaatttgacattttatagcctaattaaaaaataaaatattgctgTAGTTTAAAGCTGTGAAATAAAAGATGCAGACTTCTGTTTTTAAACCgtcagattaagattaagaaaccttttattagtcccacaagaCCATTGAAAAAAGATTGTggtttaaattaattaaattaatcatTTGCCACTATTTTACATATTAAATGTGACCCTTAAATTGCAAAACGTCTCATCTGTATGTGTTGATAATTTTCTTAGAGACTATGTTTCTGATGGAAGCCAAAAGTTGTCATTGCTAGTTTAGGTCAGtcgaatgtgtgtgttgtgtgtgtgtgtgtgaagatgagCAGTGGTGCaacaatctaaaaaaaaaatcacaggaaagaataaaaagagaaatttTTTCAAACTTAGATTTTTATTAGGCAGTACAACTGAACGAAACTGATGACGACCATCTTCATCCCTCCCGCCCCAGAAATGCACTTCTTCTTTGTCAGTGTCAggtggctggaaaaaaaaaaaaacgactcgcctctttctccttctgcgCTGCTCTTCTTTGAGGAACTTATAACGAGAGGTAAAAATCTATCGCCAGACGGTATCTTGCGAACAAGTGGAGAAAGGCCTCACTTCACAAATAAAACACTCAAAGAATTGgaacagtaaaaaaataattttcccccaATTATGTTAGCTGTGCTGTGTATAAGAAACAGAAATTCTATAACATACACTCATGTTTCTTTAATCCAAAGTAAAGTTTAAATtgatgggcttttttttttttaacaaaagctATTAGGATTCTGCTGCCATGAAAGAGACGCAGTCAAAACTGCTCACTGAACAACTAAAAACAGTACCAACTACATTTTCGTCTTACTTTCTTAGCAAAAATAACTATCATTGGATTCAACTTGGAGGGAGAACAACGATCTGGACCTTTAGACTGTGTGCATGCACGCATATGATGCACAGTCTGACCTATATCCAACTGACGCTCaattacatattttatcattCATAGAGGAGCAAATATCATAAAAAGTGAATTATATAGCCACCTCTTATTTCCTTTCATCttctgtcttcactcttcagcaCAGCAGAACCTTCTCAGAGCCTCATGTCTCTTGGTGGTCAAGCCTCTGATCATCCTGTATACTTCTTCACCAGATGCAGTTTTGGCTTCTGAAGTAATTCTTCTTCAGTGTCACTTTTTAGTCTAATGCCCACCTCTGTATCTGCACTTTTCTCCCCACATTCTCTTGTATTTATCGGTGTTCCTGAGCAGGATATGTACCTTAACACTCAGAGAATATCTGCCTCCTCCTGACAGAGTGCTACTTCTTGTCCAGTCAATACCGAGGGGGTAGAAAGGGTCTTTTTGGGGGGAACATTGGACCCCCTCCTCTTGGACCTGGACGTTTGCCTCTCAATCTCGGATCGGGGCCGAGGAACCGAGGAAACGGTGGACGTGGTGGTCCTCTAGGATGTGGGTGGGAGAGGCCGAAGAGGAGGACGCATGCCAGGATGGCGGATTTCATGAAGAGGGGGCGGTGGCCTCCTGGGACCAAAGTGAGGAGGAGGGCTTCGCCTCTGATAATAAGGGTCCTCAGAGGGTAAAATTGGGGGAGTGAGGCGCCCTCGAACTCTAGGGTAGTGGTGCGAAGGACTGCCTGGCCTGTAATATGAATCATCAGGGTGGTGGTAAGGATTATCTTGGTAGAAATGGGCATCACGTTGGCAGAAGTCATCATGGTAACGGATGTCGTCCAGCTGAGGGTGTAAATCCTCTGGACGGCAAAGGTGATGCTGATCAATGTCATATGGCAGATCACCTGGATGAAACAGAGACTTGTGCTGATGGTCATGGACCACCATCCCACCAATGACACTGTCACTTCTAGTCCCAAACCCTGTGTCTGTGCTGGGAACTGGCTGCTGCTCTGGAGGAATCATCATGGTATTGGTCGAGGAAGGAGGGGTGTCCAAACCATAAGAAGGGGGTGGAGGAAACTTTGGGACAGGTGGTAGACTGCTTCTGAAGAAAGCGGGGGATGTGGCAGCACCCTGCTGGGGAATCAGCTCTAGATGTTCTCGAGTTCTCTCTGCTTGATACGGATAAagtcctgctgtctctcctggcACTGTCACATTGTAGCCACTGGGCTGCTGAGAGGTCCCCTTTAAGTAACTGTCACCATACCAGCCCATTTCATTCCCCCCCTGAAAGtcttctgctgtctgtgtgttgctggCACTGCCTGAGGATCTTTCACCAAGAACTGGCCCTTCTGTTTGAGCAGAAATCTGCTGGTAGTGTGCAATGGGTGCAGTAATCCCATGCTCTGACTCCGGTTTGCCATATGCATATGGCTGGTAGATCTGTCCATTCAGAGGCACACCATGTGGTAAATTAGCTTTCTGTAGCGGATTGTTTAAGTTCTGCTTGTTGGTGTTGTGGTATGCAATAGGAGCCGTTTCAGCAGTTTCACCAACAGAAGACTGATTTAAGTTTGAAGGGGATGGGACCACTACTGGCTTGTCCATAATCTCATCTTGAGTTGGGGTGCCTCCCCCTTCATCCCGCACTGGGGTCCCATCCTCAGTGTCTGTGCCAGTTACTGGGCTGAAACTATCACCTCTCAGAGCTGGGTGTGTAGAAAAATTTATGTCAAATGTATTAAAAGCAGGGTTCCCCTGCAGGAAACTGTGGATTTTAGACTCTAAACTTTTAGAAGACGATGATGGTTTTGGAGCTGATGTCAAATCCATGTCTCTATGAAGAGTCTGGGCCACGGCAGAGGCTGAGTTGGAAGTCTGACCGGGTGTTTGATTGCCTGAGCTCTGCCTTACAGTGGAGCTGGATGATACAATGAAGGAGAGCGATGGACTTGGGGAGGCTACCATAGGTGCAGACgtggatgagagagagggatgatTCTTGCCTGTACTGGAGGAGTCTTTAGCAACATTTGGAGGCGAGCTGCTCAGCAGAGAAGTGATGCCTAAGAAAGACAAAAGACCCCCACAAATGTGTTTTAGTGTTGCTCAAAAGTATGTAAAACAACAGGCTACTTCTTGTTCGTACCTTCAATGCTTCCCTGGCCTTGAACTTTGGACAGAGCACTGAGGAGATCTGCAGGACTCACATCCACCTTGGAGAGAATGTTAACCAGTGAATTGGCATCCTGTGAGACCACAGGGGAAGCAGCTGTGCTCTTCACTGAGGAGCTAACGGAAGCAACTGTAGGAGGACTTTCCCCAAACGGTCCTGCAAGACAAAGAGGAACACTCGGTCAAACTCTAAATCtatatttgattattttatcaATAGGgtaattaaatgaaaaaaatacttataTAAAGAATACATTGGAGCCTAATTAGCTTTGTGTCAAAATAGTCACCAGCACTCACCTGTGCTCTTCATGACAGAGCTTAAACTGTTAAGGATGGAGCCAATTTTATCCATGTTAACACTTTCTACAGTTGCTGCAGTAGTGGCTACAGGGGGTGTGACAGAGAGCTCTGTTGCTCCTGATGGTGGCTCATTTCTTGGAGGACTTGGAGGGGACATCTCTGGGCTGGGGATGGATTCTGTCTTTCCCTCAACTAAGGATGGAAAGAAatggcattaaaaacagagagaagcagctCTTGTTATATGATTTGTATGTCAGGAAACAAATATTCTTTCATTAAGTTTCCCTTACCTATGATACCACCATCAATCATTTCTTCCTCAGAGAGGTCCATGTCTTCCACTTCGCGATTGTCATTCTCCCCAATAATCTCTGTCTGACCGGGGGAACCTCCCAGTGAGGACAGAGGGCTCGGGGCTGGTGGCTCTGCATCATCCTCCATTGCAGAACCATCGAGGTCAGGATCAGGGTTGGAAAGTTCCAGACCATGAAAGGGGGACTCTGAGCCCGTTGGAGAGGGAGCATCTGCAGAGGGTGAGGGGATGGGTGATTCATCCAGGTCAGGCAAGCTAGCCTTCAAGGAGTCCAGCTTACGCTTGAGGTGGGTCACCCGGTTAGCAAATGTTTGGTAGGCCTTAAGAAGAGAAGTAATAGtgttataaaaaaatgaaacataaaacaattaaactgtttttttccacagcaggaaCTCAGGGGTGACACAAGGTGAGAATACTAAACATTGCATCACTCACATTAGCAACAATCTTGACTTCCTTGTACTGCATTTCATAGAAGATATCTGCATTGGTGAGTGCCTCCAGGAGGGGAGGTCCtactttgttctgtttttcaaaGAACTTTACAAAGTCTTGCAGCTGAGCGCTTCCTTCTTCAAAGTCCCTGGAGAACTTCTTTCCTCCTGCTTTATCTGTAAGAGCCAAGTAACGTAGaataagtaaagtaaaaagtGCAACGATAGCTAATTTTAAAAGGCAGTGAAAGACAGGCACCTTTGAGTTTCCTAAGTGCATCAGAACTGTAGATGTCAACCCTCATGGCAGCCAGCTGTTTCTCTCTGAGGTCAACCTCCTCCAGAGATCTCTTGTACCTGGACAGTTGGTCTATTAGCGCCTGGGGCTGCAGCAGAGCGAGCAATCAGTCAAACCATCAGATCAATATTGGACTGAAGGATAAAACAGGACAACTGTGCTTCTAAAACAGCTCATAATCATTTCTTGCTTACCACAAACTCTGCAACAACCTTGGACTGTAGCTCTGCTTTAGACTCAACTGGAGCTTTAAAAAACATAAGAATGAAAAATTACACTATACACTACATCAAACAGACttgtgttgtagttgtagaAATGTAGTTATAAATGAGTATTTAGTAACAAAGTAAAAATGGACATAGTTTGAAAACAAGgatgaaaaaagtgaaaatggtGTGATGGATGATCTATTAAAAATTTAACACACGTACTCTTTTGTTCCACAGGTGTCTCAGGTGGTGATTCCTCTTTGACCAAAATACCCCTGAGCTCAGCAATGAGTGTCCCTGCATACACACCCCTCTCCTCCCATATGGAGAGTATCCTCTCCACTGATTTAACCACCTTGGAGTCACCTTCATGGCTGGAGACAAGAGAGAGGGGAAATAGACATAAAATAAGTGTTCTTCAGGGACAGATGTTTTCTTTAATATCAGAGATACAGAATATGGTTGGTTTGACAGGAAGACCgggacacaaatacacacatagcTGTGTCTAAGTGTTTATAATCTGCCTTTAGCTTCTGTAACACCAAACCACAAGGCATGAAAAAAATCTTACTTGACCAGCATGAGAGCATCTGGAAGCACTTCCGCAAACGCCGTTCGGTAAACAATAGCATTTTTTCTCTTACAGTTCTGAATGACATCATTGGCGAGGTATACAAGGTTGAGCCTGTGTGAGGaatcagctgtaaaaaaaaagacagtaaaGTATAATATAAGTATTGTAattcaaagtatttttttagcaAAGGCCAAAAGCAATTCATGAGTTACTCTGATTACCTAAAGGGCCTTCAAAAGGCCTTGAGAGGggcagcacaacaacaa
This region of Parambassis ranga chromosome 2, fParRan2.1, whole genome shotgun sequence genomic DNA includes:
- the LOC114432673 gene encoding regulation of nuclear pre-mRNA domain-containing protein 2-like, translating into MAAGAATGGSLESTLDRKFQSVTNTMDSIQGLSTWCIDNKKFHSLIVRHWVKWLKKSDSSHRLNLVYLANDVIQNCKRKNAIVYRTAFAEVLPDALMLVNHEGDSKVVKSVERILSIWEERGVYAGTLIAELRGILVKEESPPETPVEQKTPVESKAELQSKVVAEFVPQALIDQLSRYKRSLEEVDLREKQLAAMRVDIYSSDALRKLKDKAGGKKFSRDFEEGSAQLQDFVKFFEKQNKVGPPLLEALTNADIFYEMQYKEVKIVANAYQTFANRVTHLKRKLDSLKASLPDLDESPIPSPSADAPSPTGSESPFHGLELSNPDPDLDGSAMEDDAEPPAPSPLSSLGGSPGQTEIIGENDNREVEDMDLSEEEMIDGGIIVEGKTESIPSPEMSPPSPPRNEPPSGATELSVTPPVATTAATVESVNMDKIGSILNSLSSVMKSTGPFGESPPTVASVSSSVKSTAASPVVSQDANSLVNILSKVDVSPADLLSALSKVQGQGSIEGITSLLSSSPPNVAKDSSSTGKNHPSLSSTSAPMVASPSPSLSFIVSSSSTVRQSSGNQTPGQTSNSASAVAQTLHRDMDLTSAPKPSSSSKSLESKIHSFLQGNPAFNTFDINFSTHPALRGDSFSPVTGTDTEDGTPVRDEGGGTPTQDEIMDKPVVVPSPSNLNQSSVGETAETAPIAYHNTNKQNLNNPLQKANLPHGVPLNGQIYQPYAYGKPESEHGITAPIAHYQQISAQTEGPVLGERSSGSASNTQTAEDFQGGNEMGWYGDSYLKGTSQQPSGYNVTVPGETAGLYPYQAERTREHLELIPQQGAATSPAFFRSSLPPVPKFPPPPSYGLDTPPSSTNTMMIPPEQQPVPSTDTGFGTRSDSVIGGMVVHDHQHKSLFHPGDLPYDIDQHHLCRPEDLHPQLDDIRYHDDFCQRDAHFYQDNPYHHPDDSYYRPGSPSHHYPRVRGRLTPPILPSEDPYYQRRSPPPHFGPRRPPPPLHEIRHPGMRPPLRPLPPTS